A region from the candidate division KSB1 bacterium genome encodes:
- a CDS encoding cytochrome c oxidase subunit 3 family protein, producing the protein MEQQLEASTLGMWAFLITEVLFFGGLFAGYLIYRTKFPEAFDLGSHELDIKLGAINTAVLIGSSLTMVLAVYFAQLGQRMKIVIFLFATLVLGATFLGIKAVEYSHKIHDGLLPGPGFALDSPIADQVRIFFSFYFSMTGLHAFHMIIGAGLLSWLMYNAWKGKYDSSYNTPVELVGLYWHFVDIVWIFLFPLLYLIGRN; encoded by the coding sequence ATGGAGCAGCAGCTCGAAGCGTCCACTTTGGGAATGTGGGCGTTTCTGATTACGGAAGTTCTGTTCTTCGGTGGGCTGTTTGCCGGCTATTTGATTTACCGCACCAAATTTCCCGAGGCTTTCGATTTGGGGAGCCACGAACTGGATATCAAACTCGGCGCAATCAACACCGCTGTTTTGATTGGCAGCAGTTTGACTATGGTGCTTGCGGTTTATTTCGCCCAGCTGGGCCAGCGCATGAAAATCGTTATTTTTCTGTTTGCAACTCTGGTGCTTGGCGCTACTTTCCTTGGCATCAAAGCCGTTGAGTACTCGCATAAAATCCATGATGGTCTTCTACCCGGTCCCGGTTTTGCGTTAGATAGTCCAATTGCTGATCAGGTGAGAATCTTCTTTTCATTTTATTTTTCCATGACGGGCTTGCACGCGTTTCACATGATTATTGGCGCGGGTTTGCTGAGCTGGCTTATGTATAATGCCTGGAAAGGAAAGTATGACTCGTCATACAACACGCCGGTTGAGCTGGTCGGTCTGTACTGGCATTTTGTAGATATTGTTTGGATTTTTCTGTTTCCGCTGCTCTATCTAATA